One window of the Candidatus Binatia bacterium genome contains the following:
- a CDS encoding cupin domain-containing protein has protein sequence MGTHDEGQGGASLDDAVLDEVREERVNSLSGPDSPEGHALGKAVGENVARLRAERGIGLDALARRSGIRAELLRTLEGGRAVPSLRAVWHLATGLEVPFGSLLAHTLLTAAGDPDFRVQRASRGRVIASATNQFRSRVLFFEGDPRAAEVYDLTLEPGCVEPAEAHASETFEHIVVTTGEMILRAGTAETRLAAGDNIFFRADVPHVYENPGSEPARALLVMRYAKN, from the coding sequence ATGGGCACGCATGACGAGGGGCAGGGCGGCGCGTCTCTCGACGACGCGGTCCTCGACGAGGTCCGGGAGGAACGGGTCAACAGTCTCAGCGGGCCGGATAGTCCCGAAGGCCACGCGCTGGGCAAGGCGGTCGGAGAAAACGTCGCGCGCCTTCGCGCCGAGCGCGGAATCGGCCTCGATGCGCTCGCTCGCCGCAGCGGTATTCGAGCCGAACTGCTGCGGACGCTCGAAGGAGGCCGCGCCGTGCCGAGCCTGCGGGCCGTATGGCATCTTGCGACGGGCCTCGAGGTGCCGTTCGGAAGTCTGCTCGCGCACACCCTCCTGACGGCCGCCGGCGATCCGGACTTCCGGGTCCAGCGCGCCTCCCGTGGCCGCGTGATCGCGTCCGCGACGAACCAGTTCCGGTCGCGCGTGCTCTTCTTCGAAGGCGACCCCCGAGCGGCCGAGGTCTACGACCTCACGCTCGAGCCGGGATGCGTGGAGCCGGCCGAGGCGCACGCGAGCGAGACGTTCGAGCACATCGTCGTCACAACCGGTGAGATGATTCTACGCGCCGGGACGGCCGAGACCCGGCTCGCCGCGGGTGACAACATCTTCTTCCGCGCGGACGTCCCGCACGTGTACGAGAACCCGGGAAGCGAGCCGGCCCGTGCACTTCTCGTCATGCGCTACGCGAAGAACTAG
- a CDS encoding MFS transporter has protein sequence MSEGESQNGNGPLGETWRAWVALGVGVVVVSAHSALAYGMSPLLKPITEELGWTRSTYAGAMNARLLILMLVVPFAGRLVDGIGARTVLSIGAVSMAIGTLAIANMDSVFTFWASGIFIGPGQAAVGSVAGSALVLREFRRRRGLAIGILNGGDNLITGLVHVASAYLLIHVGWRGAVTGLAFGYVLLAVLVFTVLKPGEGKGDDERDATVQGRDEGIPWRDSRLWLLLGSYVVIYGYVTTIGIHFPAYQRDLGRTPDTAAWIYGLSTMVGAAGSILIGWTTERITARATLRVVVLGLLASTFLLWFPVGVAAYTVWAAGYGIVNAGAVALLALLLAEMFGNLGFGRLMGVAISICMGATIIANFFAAGIFDSYGSYVPVWQTYSGLLLLTLVPVHVLARRPD, from the coding sequence ATGAGCGAAGGTGAGTCCCAGAACGGGAACGGCCCGCTCGGCGAGACCTGGCGCGCGTGGGTCGCACTCGGTGTCGGTGTCGTCGTCGTGAGCGCACACTCCGCACTCGCGTACGGCATGTCTCCGCTTCTGAAGCCGATCACCGAAGAACTCGGCTGGACGCGAAGCACTTACGCGGGCGCGATGAACGCGCGATTGCTGATCCTGATGCTCGTCGTGCCGTTCGCGGGGCGCCTGGTGGATGGGATCGGCGCCCGGACCGTCTTGTCGATCGGTGCCGTCTCGATGGCGATCGGCACGCTGGCAATCGCCAACATGGATAGCGTCTTCACATTCTGGGCATCCGGGATCTTCATCGGCCCCGGGCAGGCCGCGGTCGGAAGCGTGGCCGGCTCGGCGCTCGTGTTGCGGGAGTTCCGACGCAGGCGCGGACTCGCGATCGGCATCTTGAACGGCGGCGACAATCTCATCACCGGACTCGTTCACGTGGCGTCAGCCTACCTCCTGATCCACGTCGGTTGGCGCGGTGCCGTGACGGGCCTGGCCTTTGGCTACGTCTTGCTCGCGGTCCTCGTGTTCACGGTACTCAAGCCCGGCGAGGGCAAAGGCGACGACGAACGCGACGCGACCGTGCAGGGTCGGGACGAAGGCATCCCCTGGAGAGACTCACGACTCTGGCTCCTCCTCGGGTCCTACGTCGTCATCTACGGCTACGTGACGACGATCGGGATTCACTTCCCCGCATACCAGCGAGACCTGGGGCGCACCCCGGACACCGCTGCCTGGATCTACGGCCTCAGCACGATGGTCGGCGCTGCGGGGTCGATTCTGATCGGATGGACGACCGAGCGGATCACGGCTCGGGCAACGCTGCGCGTCGTGGTCCTCGGGCTCCTCGCGAGCACCTTCCTCCTGTGGTTCCCGGTGGGTGTCGCCGCCTACACGGTCTGGGCGGCGGGGTACGGCATCGTCAACGCGGGCGCGGTCGCGCTACTCGCCCTCTTACTGGCAGAGATGTTCGGCAATCTGGGCTTCGGTCGACTGATGGGGGTCGCGATCTCGATCTGCATGGGCGCGACGATCATCGCGAACTTCTTCGCAGCCGGCATCTTCGATTCGTATGGGAGCTACGTCCCGGTCTGGCAAACATACAGCGGATTGCTGCTTCTCACACTCGTGCCCGTTCACGTCCTGGCGCGCCGTCCGGACTGA
- a CDS encoding SMP-30/gluconolactonase/LRE family protein, producing the protein MRDPRLLHWALGGLVFLLAGGAACADRPRAACDAADALRTVCGFENPEDLAVAVKRDAVIISQMRRDETGGSLASWNPSEPGATATHLWPQAYTPGVDSGPAAGDPSCPPPSPADFAPHGIYLAPSGLYVVNHGGRESVELFGLSGKGGSLAARWLGCIELPAGTSANDVVVGPQGEVVVSNMSAPGALLTASLQSQIGMNTGDVLLWRAGEGWEHVPNTAARMPNGVEISADGKHLYFAESGAGRVVRVDRDGTNRTEIPLEGRPDNLTWTADGRLLVATHRSSFELVGCLRGASCRSGWDVFEIDPQTGSVDRVLGHDGSRLGAVASAHAVDDKLYLSAVFDDRIGVWTPPAGR; encoded by the coding sequence ATGCGAGATCCTCGCCTTCTGCACTGGGCCCTCGGAGGCCTGGTCTTCCTCCTCGCCGGCGGAGCTGCCTGTGCGGACCGACCCCGTGCCGCCTGCGATGCGGCGGATGCGCTCCGGACGGTCTGCGGCTTCGAGAACCCGGAGGATCTGGCCGTCGCGGTGAAGCGCGACGCGGTGATCATCTCGCAAATGCGCCGGGACGAAACGGGCGGAAGCCTCGCGTCCTGGAATCCCTCAGAGCCAGGCGCGACGGCGACGCACCTGTGGCCTCAGGCCTACACCCCTGGCGTCGACAGCGGCCCCGCCGCGGGAGATCCTTCGTGCCCGCCACCGTCGCCGGCGGACTTCGCACCGCACGGCATCTATCTCGCGCCGAGCGGCCTTTACGTCGTGAACCACGGAGGCCGGGAATCCGTCGAGCTCTTCGGTTTGAGCGGGAAGGGCGGAAGTCTCGCCGCCCGCTGGCTCGGTTGCATCGAGCTGCCGGCTGGCACGAGCGCAAACGACGTGGTGGTCGGACCGCAGGGCGAGGTCGTGGTGTCGAACATGTCGGCGCCCGGCGCCTTGCTGACGGCGTCGCTCCAGTCCCAGATCGGAATGAACACCGGTGACGTTCTTCTCTGGCGAGCGGGTGAAGGGTGGGAGCACGTCCCGAATACGGCTGCTCGGATGCCCAACGGCGTGGAAATCTCGGCCGACGGCAAGCATCTCTACTTTGCCGAGAGTGGCGCCGGACGGGTCGTTCGTGTGGATCGCGATGGCACGAACCGCACCGAGATTCCGCTGGAAGGCCGGCCGGATAATCTCACGTGGACCGCCGACGGCCGACTACTGGTCGCGACCCACCGTTCTAGCTTCGAACTCGTGGGGTGCCTGCGAGGCGCGTCGTGTCGGTCGGGCTGGGACGTGTTCGAGATCGATCCCCAGACGGGTTCCGTCGACCGAGTCCTCGGCCATGATGGAAGCCGGCTGGGAGCGGTGGCGAGCGCACATGCGGTGGACGACAAGCTCTACCTCAGCGCGGTGTTCGACGACCGTATCGGCGTGTGGACGCCTCCAGCCGGCCGATGA
- a CDS encoding alpha/beta fold hydrolase: MFAGKTLIPVSHGGLEAIYKPGSTDGERVALVLHPHPVYGGTMHNPVVFHCAKALEAAGFETLRINFRGVGESTGQWDEGRGEFDDASAALDFLLESQTKARDILVVGYSFGSAIGLRLGAEDARVTRLIAVATPVGLLDLGFLTDCSKPKLFVHGSDDELAALGPLRQLLEESVAPPTDLRVIDGASHFFETGRDELSDAVRTWAEA; this comes from the coding sequence ATGTTCGCCGGCAAGACACTCATCCCAGTCTCTCACGGTGGCCTCGAGGCCATCTACAAACCGGGGAGCACCGATGGGGAGCGCGTAGCCCTCGTCCTGCACCCTCATCCGGTCTACGGCGGCACGATGCACAACCCGGTGGTGTTCCACTGCGCGAAGGCCCTCGAAGCCGCCGGATTCGAGACCCTGCGGATCAACTTCCGCGGCGTTGGAGAGAGCACCGGCCAGTGGGACGAAGGCCGCGGCGAGTTCGACGACGCCTCCGCGGCGCTCGACTTCCTGCTCGAATCGCAGACGAAAGCGCGGGATATTCTCGTGGTTGGATACTCTTTCGGCTCTGCCATCGGGCTGCGGCTGGGTGCTGAGGATGCCCGCGTGACCCGCCTGATCGCGGTCGCGACCCCCGTCGGCCTGCTCGACCTCGGGTTCCTCACCGATTGCTCGAAGCCCAAGCTCTTCGTCCACGGCTCCGACGACGAACTCGCGGCTCTTGGTCCGCTGCGCCAGCTCCTCGAAGAGTCCGTCGCTCCTCCAACCGATCTTCGAGTCATCGACGGCGCGAGCCACTTCTTCGAGACCGGTCGCGACGAGTTGAGCGACGCGGTTCGCACCTGGGCCGAAGCCTGA
- the pxpB gene encoding 5-oxoprolinase subunit PxpB: MQRVGEHSFLLDTGSAAGARSLGGRIEAASLPAIDEIVLGAQSVLVVFADPVDEACRAELDAIGAVTSEDETTPTGRLHEIAVRYDGPDLTDVAAAAGMTPAELVDLHAGAVYDVAFLGFQPGFAYLSGLPARLATVRRASPRARIPAGSVAIGGEWTGIYPAESPGGWNLLGTAGSALFDPRANPPALLGPGDRVRFVAR; encoded by the coding sequence ATGCAGCGCGTGGGAGAGCATTCCTTTCTGTTGGATACCGGGTCGGCGGCGGGCGCCCGGAGTCTCGGCGGACGGATCGAAGCGGCGTCGCTTCCGGCGATCGATGAGATCGTCCTCGGCGCGCAGAGTGTCCTCGTCGTCTTTGCGGACCCCGTGGACGAGGCGTGTCGTGCGGAACTCGACGCGATCGGCGCCGTCACATCCGAGGACGAGACAACCCCGACCGGCCGTTTGCACGAGATCGCCGTCCGTTACGACGGGCCCGACCTGACCGACGTCGCGGCGGCCGCGGGGATGACCCCTGCCGAGCTCGTCGACCTTCACGCAGGGGCCGTCTACGACGTCGCCTTCCTGGGCTTCCAGCCGGGGTTCGCCTACCTCTCGGGCCTACCCGCGCGGCTCGCGACGGTACGCCGCGCCTCGCCGCGCGCACGGATTCCGGCGGGTAGCGTCGCGATCGGCGGCGAATGGACCGGCATCTATCCGGCCGAGTCACCGGGTGGCTGGAACCTACTGGGCACCGCGGGCTCGGCGCTCTTCGATCCTCGTGCGAACCCACCGGCTCTCCTCGGCCCCGGCGACCGGGTGCGCTTCGTGGCGCGATGA
- a CDS encoding biotin-dependent carboxyltransferase family protein, with protein sequence MRLLRIRQPGPRTTVEDLGRRGVARFGVPPGGAFDRIALRAANRLVGNPDHHAGLELTLMGPTIENAGDEPIAAAIVGAPVAGTLVDGEDRSAVPLDRAFVLPPGARLRLAVPLRAGRAWVALAGGVAVPAVLGSRATYVPASFGGVEGRALRAGDELVLGNARAPARSGSWIDPAGGSGEPAVLGLLPGPQRADFPNGVLDALCSANWYVEPTSDRTGVRLAPAEGAATPLKDVPSGIAPEGTTLGAIQVPPNGCPIVLGPDRPITGGYAKPAVVVHAHLGRVARLRPGDAVRFEQTSLATALDLGRAREESLPEVIRG encoded by the coding sequence ATGAGGCTCCTCCGCATCAGGCAGCCCGGTCCGAGAACGACCGTCGAAGATCTCGGCCGTCGCGGGGTCGCGCGCTTCGGCGTGCCGCCCGGCGGCGCGTTCGACCGCATCGCTCTTCGGGCAGCGAATCGCCTCGTCGGAAACCCCGACCACCACGCCGGGCTCGAACTGACGCTGATGGGTCCCACGATCGAGAACGCGGGCGACGAGCCGATCGCCGCCGCCATCGTGGGTGCTCCTGTGGCGGGCACACTCGTCGATGGTGAGGACCGATCGGCCGTGCCACTCGATCGTGCCTTCGTCCTGCCGCCGGGCGCCCGACTGCGCCTCGCGGTACCGCTGCGCGCCGGCCGGGCGTGGGTCGCGTTGGCCGGCGGCGTGGCCGTGCCCGCGGTTCTGGGGAGCCGCGCCACGTACGTCCCGGCCTCGTTCGGCGGGGTCGAGGGACGGGCTCTGCGTGCCGGCGACGAGCTCGTACTTGGGAACGCGAGAGCGCCGGCCCGAAGCGGATCGTGGATCGATCCGGCGGGCGGGTCGGGCGAACCCGCGGTCCTCGGGCTGCTCCCCGGACCGCAGCGGGCGGACTTTCCCAACGGGGTTCTGGACGCCCTATGCTCCGCGAATTGGTACGTGGAGCCGACGTCGGATCGGACCGGCGTGCGCCTCGCACCAGCCGAGGGCGCGGCGACGCCGCTCAAGGACGTGCCGTCGGGCATCGCACCGGAGGGCACGACGCTCGGTGCGATCCAGGTACCCCCCAACGGGTGTCCGATCGTGCTCGGCCCGGATCGGCCGATCACCGGCGGTTACGCCAAGCCGGCGGTCGTCGTCCATGCGCACCTCGGTCGCGTCGCCCGCCTTCGACCCGGAGACGCGGTGCGATTCGAGCAGACTTCGCTCGCGACCGCGCTCGATCTAGGACGCGCCCGCGAGGAGTCCCTGCCCGAGGTGATTCGTGGCTGA
- a CDS encoding LamB/YcsF family protein — translation MAEPRATAIDLNADVGEGFDDAPLYPFLSSVNVACGGHAGDEHSMARTVTQAAAAGLAIGAHPSFADRPGFGRRVTTTDAEEIAELVAEQTRALAAIADAQGAVLAHVKPHGALYNLSASDSTIADAIARAVHGLGLGLALVGLAGSASLTAARARGLVAVAEGFVDRGYQVDGALIPRSEPGALIEEPEAAAVRAVALARGSDIATPTGATLRLSPDTLCLHGDTPGAVPIAAAVYAGLRRAGIRVEPTGLSFGGYPPKSS, via the coding sequence GTGGCTGAACCACGCGCAACGGCGATCGACCTCAATGCGGACGTCGGCGAAGGCTTCGACGATGCGCCGCTGTACCCCTTTCTGTCCTCTGTCAACGTCGCCTGCGGCGGACACGCCGGTGACGAACATTCGATGGCGAGGACCGTTACGCAAGCGGCGGCGGCTGGGCTCGCGATCGGCGCCCATCCGAGCTTTGCGGATCGACCGGGGTTCGGCCGTCGCGTCACGACCACGGACGCCGAGGAGATCGCCGAACTCGTCGCCGAACAGACCCGCGCGCTGGCCGCGATTGCCGACGCGCAGGGAGCAGTCCTGGCGCACGTGAAGCCGCACGGCGCCCTCTACAATCTCTCGGCTTCGGATTCGACGATCGCCGACGCCATCGCGCGGGCCGTCCACGGACTCGGCCTCGGACTCGCCCTCGTGGGGCTCGCCGGCTCAGCTTCACTCACCGCAGCGCGTGCGCGAGGACTCGTCGCCGTAGCCGAGGGCTTCGTCGATCGCGGCTACCAGGTCGATGGCGCGCTCATCCCCCGGAGCGAGCCCGGCGCCTTGATCGAGGAGCCAGAGGCCGCGGCGGTCCGTGCCGTTGCGCTCGCGCGCGGCTCCGACATCGCAACCCCCACGGGCGCCACCCTTCGCCTCTCGCCCGACACACTCTGCCTACACGGCGACACGCCCGGAGCGGTTCCGATCGCCGCCGCGGTCTACGCCGGACTCCGTCGCGCGGGAATCCGCGTCGAGCCCACGGGGCTCAGTTTCGGTGGATATCCACCGAAATCGTCGTGA
- a CDS encoding phage holin family protein — MVGLLLRWAIGSAGLWVAAALVSGISFSSTGPLLIAALVLGILNAVVRPILVLLTLPVTVVTLGLFLFVINAGMLKLTSAVVDGFQVDGFWSAIFGALVLSLVSLVLNMFVSDSGGITTISVDIHRN; from the coding sequence ATGGTGGGATTGTTACTTCGGTGGGCGATCGGTTCGGCGGGCCTTTGGGTCGCGGCGGCGCTGGTCTCCGGGATCTCGTTCAGCAGCACCGGCCCACTGCTGATCGCGGCGCTGGTGCTGGGAATTCTGAACGCCGTCGTCCGGCCGATCCTCGTTCTACTAACGTTGCCGGTGACCGTCGTGACGCTGGGACTCTTCCTGTTTGTCATCAACGCCGGGATGCTGAAGCTCACCAGCGCCGTGGTCGACGGGTTTCAGGTGGATGGTTTCTGGTCCGCGATCTTTGGGGCGTTGGTGCTGAGCCTCGTAAGCCTCGTGCTCAACATGTTCGTGAGCGACAGCGGCGGCATCACGACGATTTCGGTGGATATCCACCGAAACTGA
- a CDS encoding thioredoxin domain-containing protein, protein MALVALLGLLALPVAHVDDRAITRSDLDAASAGRTEALHGQLARLVEETTWRVIDARLPPPEVSLQAPSAAEVAARRAQVGDGLDPSVVDEAVRWQIEKERREVALVEARRELHEAAAARVELPATAQLDRILPPALTVGWVGDEPIPAADVERAAALALYRLRGELHRERERSLERIIEERLLTDEAARRGVAVTGLLPLVAVSEGDIRRYVESRTVEGAKRPDPERVRPLLESRARHEARADLLASLRKNANIEVFLEAPAVPRFAVPEAAAPALGPEEAPPTRQIVAFVNYRDSGARLVHAELDRVLEVRPEVRIVLRDFVPGFDPTAQGAALLGRCADAAGVFAAWRGHALARTPPRAYGAALFDESALARFAQEAQVDVPTLKTCVSDPATAAAIDRDTAVATRLGFSTAPALVVAGRPLTGVQSAGTILAVLDEAESRSD, encoded by the coding sequence ATGGCGCTCGTCGCGCTCCTGGGTCTGCTCGCGCTCCCGGTCGCACATGTGGACGATCGTGCCATCACGCGGTCCGACCTCGACGCGGCCTCTGCGGGGCGAACCGAGGCGCTGCACGGCCAGCTTGCCCGCCTCGTCGAAGAAACGACCTGGCGCGTGATCGACGCACGCCTCCCGCCGCCCGAGGTGTCCCTGCAGGCGCCCTCCGCGGCCGAAGTCGCGGCGCGCCGCGCGCAGGTGGGCGACGGGCTCGATCCCTCCGTCGTCGACGAAGCTGTCCGCTGGCAGATTGAGAAGGAGCGTCGAGAGGTGGCGCTCGTGGAGGCCCGCAGAGAGCTCCACGAGGCGGCGGCCGCGCGCGTGGAGCTTCCGGCGACAGCCCAGCTCGACAGGATACTCCCGCCGGCCCTCACCGTGGGCTGGGTCGGCGACGAGCCGATCCCAGCTGCCGACGTCGAGCGCGCGGCCGCACTCGCGCTGTACCGACTGCGAGGCGAGCTTCACCGCGAACGTGAACGCTCTCTGGAACGCATCATCGAAGAGCGGCTTCTCACAGACGAGGCGGCGCGGCGCGGAGTCGCCGTGACAGGTCTCCTCCCGTTGGTGGCGGTATCGGAGGGCGACATCCGTCGCTACGTGGAGAGCCGCACGGTTGAAGGAGCGAAGCGGCCCGACCCGGAGCGCGTCCGACCCCTCCTGGAGTCGCGGGCTCGACACGAGGCCCGCGCGGATCTCCTCGCGTCGCTGCGGAAGAATGCGAACATCGAGGTGTTTCTCGAGGCGCCCGCCGTGCCTCGGTTCGCCGTGCCCGAGGCCGCCGCGCCTGCACTCGGCCCCGAGGAGGCGCCACCGACTCGGCAGATCGTCGCTTTTGTGAACTACCGCGATTCCGGCGCACGACTCGTGCACGCAGAACTCGACCGAGTTTTGGAGGTCCGTCCGGAGGTGCGTATCGTCCTGCGCGACTTCGTCCCCGGCTTCGATCCCACCGCGCAGGGCGCGGCCCTACTGGGTCGCTGCGCCGACGCTGCGGGCGTCTTCGCGGCGTGGCGGGGACACGCACTCGCGCGCACGCCGCCTCGTGCGTACGGGGCCGCACTGTTCGACGAGAGCGCGCTCGCCCGATTCGCCCAGGAGGCTCAGGTCGACGTCCCGACGTTGAAGACCTGTGTCTCGGATCCCGCCACGGCCGCGGCGATCGACCGCGACACGGCTGTCGCGACGCGCCTGGGCTTCTCGACGGCTCCAGCGCTCGTTGTCGCGGGCAGGCCGCTCACCGGCGTGCAGTCCGCGGGCACGATCCTCGCCGTTCTCGACGAGGCGGAATCCCGTTCGGATTGA
- a CDS encoding SGNH/GDSL hydrolase family protein translates to MTRLLAFFTAVALVLAPVVPAHALGPTQQAPTRIYSIGDSITRAFDADLPADNLHLSWVNGTHGFLSALLGFPNVQSHHQRVVANFGSAGVRNQIAAQNGNRVGHMVTQASGMSGDETYVTILVGGNDVCKDTIDELPTNEAFAYTFAEGLIAVLEKLEPGATVQVAAIPDVKRLYEIGTDKKALGVVDCSLLWQTTALGFPCGSMLSPANSEADREYVQERNVVYNQIMHFLTLLGAHSYPHLYVSFTDVTYTFAFTQEHVSNIDCYHPSADGQALISEGIWDAGFFSEYDELQ, encoded by the coding sequence ATGACGAGGCTACTTGCGTTCTTCACAGCAGTCGCGCTGGTCCTGGCCCCTGTCGTGCCCGCGCACGCGTTGGGACCGACACAGCAGGCGCCGACCCGGATCTACTCGATCGGCGACTCGATTACCCGCGCGTTCGACGCAGATCTCCCGGCCGACAATCTGCACCTCAGCTGGGTCAACGGGACCCACGGCTTCCTATCCGCGTTGCTCGGCTTTCCCAACGTCCAATCCCATCACCAACGAGTCGTCGCGAACTTCGGCTCCGCGGGCGTCCGCAACCAGATCGCGGCTCAGAACGGGAACCGCGTGGGGCACATGGTGACGCAGGCCTCGGGAATGAGCGGCGACGAGACGTACGTCACGATTCTCGTCGGCGGAAATGACGTCTGTAAGGACACCATCGACGAACTCCCGACCAACGAGGCGTTCGCGTACACCTTCGCGGAGGGTCTGATCGCGGTCCTCGAGAAGCTCGAGCCGGGCGCGACTGTTCAGGTTGCCGCAATCCCGGACGTCAAACGGCTCTACGAGATCGGCACCGACAAGAAGGCACTCGGTGTCGTCGATTGTTCGCTGCTCTGGCAGACTACGGCTCTCGGTTTCCCGTGCGGTTCGATGCTCTCCCCGGCGAACTCCGAGGCCGACCGGGAGTACGTCCAAGAGAGAAACGTCGTCTACAACCAGATCATGCACTTCCTCACGCTGCTCGGGGCTCATAGCTACCCCCACCTCTACGTCTCGTTCACCGACGTGACGTACACCTTTGCGTTCACGCAGGAGCACGTCTCGAACATCGATTGCTATCACCCGTCAGCCGACGGCCAGGCGCTGATCTCCGAAGGGATCTGGGACGCAGGCTTCTTCTCGGAGTACGACGAGCTTCAATGA
- the eno gene encoding phosphopyruvate hydratase, with the protein MSATTIIEITAREVLDSRGNPTLEADVRLEGGALGRAAVPSGASTGAHEALELRDGDKGRYRGTGVTKAVANANGALAKAVVGLDARDQKAVDQAMLDADGTPLKKNLGANAILGVSMAASRAGAAAEGVSLYRWLGDDDECMLPVPFMNVLNGGVHAVGGVDFQEFMLAPVGLPTFSDAVRAGSECYHVLKDILHDRGLSVGVGDEGGFAPALDRNEQAPELLIEAIEKAGYRPGEDVVLALDPATTEILQDGKYSLSRTTGDVLTNDEMIALWEAWSAKYPIVSIEDGLGEDDWDGWAKLTKAIGDKVLLVGDDLFVTQKARLEKGVESNVANAILIKLNQVGSVSETLDTIGVAKKANYGQMISHRSGETEDVFIADLAVATAAGRIKTGAPARSERVAKYNQLLRIEQELGPKAKYAGRV; encoded by the coding sequence ATGTCGGCCACAACGATCATTGAAATCACAGCCCGTGAAGTCCTCGATTCACGTGGCAACCCGACACTCGAAGCCGACGTTCGGCTCGAGGGCGGCGCCCTCGGCCGCGCCGCAGTCCCGAGTGGTGCGTCCACCGGCGCGCACGAAGCGCTGGAACTGCGGGACGGTGACAAGGGTCGCTATCGCGGCACCGGGGTGACCAAGGCCGTCGCAAACGCCAACGGCGCGCTCGCCAAGGCTGTCGTCGGGCTCGACGCGCGTGATCAGAAGGCTGTCGACCAGGCGATGCTCGACGCCGACGGTACCCCCCTCAAGAAAAACCTCGGCGCGAACGCCATCCTCGGCGTTTCGATGGCGGCTTCGCGAGCCGGTGCGGCCGCCGAAGGCGTCTCTCTGTACCGTTGGCTCGGCGACGACGACGAATGCATGCTTCCCGTGCCCTTCATGAACGTGCTGAACGGCGGCGTCCATGCCGTTGGCGGCGTCGACTTCCAGGAGTTCATGTTGGCGCCGGTCGGTCTCCCGACGTTCTCGGACGCCGTTCGCGCGGGCAGCGAGTGTTACCACGTTCTTAAGGACATCTTGCACGACCGTGGCCTGTCCGTCGGTGTGGGAGACGAGGGTGGCTTCGCTCCCGCGCTCGATCGCAACGAGCAAGCGCCGGAGCTGCTGATCGAGGCCATCGAGAAGGCCGGATACCGTCCTGGTGAGGACGTCGTCCTCGCGCTGGACCCTGCGACGACCGAGATTTTGCAGGACGGCAAGTACTCCCTCTCGCGCACGACCGGTGACGTCCTCACGAACGACGAGATGATTGCGCTCTGGGAAGCGTGGAGCGCCAAGTACCCGATTGTCTCGATCGAAGACGGCCTCGGCGAAGACGACTGGGACGGCTGGGCGAAGCTCACGAAGGCAATCGGCGACAAGGTCCTTCTCGTCGGCGACGACCTCTTCGTCACGCAGAAGGCCCGCCTGGAGAAGGGCGTCGAGTCGAACGTCGCGAACGCGATTCTGATCAAGCTGAATCAGGTCGGTTCGGTCTCCGAGACACTCGACACGATCGGCGTTGCGAAGAAGGCGAACTACGGCCAGATGATCTCGCATCGCTCCGGCGAGACCGAGGACGTGTTCATCGCCGACCTCGCCGTTGCTACAGCCGCCGGCCGCATCAAGACCGGCGCGCCTGCGCGCTCCGAGCGTGTCGCGAAGTACAATCAGCTGCTCCGCATCGAGCAGGAGCTCGGCCCGAAGGCCAAGTACGCCGGCCGAGTTTAG